In Dolichospermum flos-aquae CCAP 1403/13F, the following proteins share a genomic window:
- the fabZ gene encoding 3-hydroxyacyl-ACP dehydratase FabZ has protein sequence MSTITEPNSQELNTSSEDNVNPQTIKTTFSIEEIQELLPHRYPFLLVDRIIDYVPGKKAVGIKNVTFNEPQFQGHFPGRSLMPGVLIIEAMAQVGGIVMTQMPESKGGLFVFAGIDKVRFRRQIVPGDQLVMTVELLWVKQRRFGKMKGRAEVDGQLAAEGELMFSLIS, from the coding sequence ATGTCCACTATTACCGAACCTAATTCCCAGGAATTGAATACATCAAGTGAGGATAATGTCAATCCACAGACTATAAAAACTACCTTTAGTATTGAGGAAATTCAGGAACTCTTACCTCATCGCTATCCATTTTTACTGGTAGATCGGATTATTGATTATGTACCTGGTAAAAAAGCCGTGGGTATTAAAAATGTTACCTTTAATGAACCCCAATTTCAAGGGCATTTTCCAGGGCGATCGCTGATGCCAGGTGTGCTAATTATCGAAGCCATGGCACAAGTCGGTGGGATTGTGATGACGCAAATGCCGGAATCAAAAGGAGGACTATTTGTCTTTGCTGGTATTGATAAAGTCCGTTTCCGTCGGCAAATTGTTCCTGGAGATCAACTGGTAATGACGGTGGAACTGTTGTGGGTGAAGCAGCGTCGGTTCGGGAAAATGAAAGGACGAGCGGAAGTTGATGGACAATTGGCCGCTGAAGGAGAACTAATGTTTTCTTTGATTAGTTAA
- a CDS encoding BamA/TamA family outer membrane protein, producing MIKKHLTPGLMAMVAMTVPLAIAVKANAQTTDSHPQTTEVLTVATNQPETQNLVKGDASENPASYPLVAPIVGERESHKFSPLIKALKSNSASVDQGSIVVPKATITPITAKAEPTRKKPNPSTTAPTTIKKGSEVVPKRTIVPKKTPVPLVKPTQPPATESNQEKLNPPTVAPTPNPEATEARVLVSEVVIKSETGQITAELENQVYKVIRTQAGQTTTRSQLQEDISAIFRTGFFSNVQAFPEDTPLGVRVSFIVTPNPILSKVELEANPGTGVASVLPAATANEIFSSQYGKILNLRELNEGIQKLTKLYQDQGYVLANLVGAPKVSENGVVTLQVAEGVVESVKVRFRNKDGEFVDDKGNPIRGRTKDYIITRELELKSGTVFNRNTVQRDLARVYGLGLFEPPDTEPISLAPGSDPSKVNVLVNVTERNSGSIAAGAGISSASGLFGTISYQQQNLGGRNQKLGTELQLGERELLFDLRFTDPWIAGDPYRTSYTTNIFRRRSVSLIFEGKDKSIDTFDPNNITDTNQQDRPRITRLGGGVTFTRPLSRNPFKNSEWLASAGLQYQRVSGRDADGNLRKEGAIFNSSGNIISDRTPLTLSSSGEDDLLLLKLGAQRDLRNNSLQPTKGSFLSFGVDQSVPIGTGSVFMTRLRGNYSQYLPIKLLSFSKKPQTLAFNLQGGTIFGDVPPYEAFTIGGSNSVRGYDEGRLGTGSKYVQAAVEYRFPVFSVVSGALFFDYGSDLGSSTQSAQLLKKNGNGYGYGLGLRIQSPLGPIRIDYGVTDEGDSRINFGIGERF from the coding sequence ATGATTAAAAAACATTTAACACCCGGATTAATGGCCATGGTGGCCATGACCGTCCCTTTAGCAATTGCTGTCAAAGCAAATGCCCAAACTACTGATAGTCACCCACAGACCACAGAAGTTTTGACAGTAGCAACAAACCAGCCAGAAACACAGAATCTTGTCAAAGGTGATGCTAGTGAAAATCCAGCATCTTATCCCCTGGTAGCACCAATAGTTGGAGAAAGAGAATCTCACAAATTTTCCCCTCTTATTAAAGCTTTAAAGTCCAACTCAGCATCAGTAGATCAGGGATCTATCGTTGTCCCAAAAGCCACAATAACTCCCATTACAGCAAAGGCCGAACCGACTCGGAAAAAACCAAATCCTTCCACAACAGCCCCCACAACCATAAAAAAGGGATCTGAGGTTGTCCCCAAACGGACAATAGTTCCTAAAAAAACACCAGTTCCCCTAGTAAAACCGACTCAACCACCTGCGACTGAATCCAATCAAGAAAAACTAAATCCGCCAACAGTAGCACCCACACCCAATCCAGAAGCAACCGAAGCCCGCGTATTGGTGTCAGAGGTAGTTATTAAATCAGAAACAGGACAAATCACCGCGGAACTAGAAAACCAAGTTTATAAAGTAATTCGCACCCAAGCTGGACAAACAACCACCCGTTCCCAACTGCAAGAAGATATCAGTGCGATTTTTAGAACTGGGTTTTTCTCCAATGTCCAAGCATTTCCAGAAGATACCCCCCTTGGTGTGCGGGTAAGTTTTATTGTTACCCCCAATCCCATTCTCTCTAAAGTAGAATTAGAAGCCAATCCTGGTACGGGTGTAGCCTCTGTCCTTCCTGCTGCCACAGCCAACGAAATATTTAGCAGTCAATATGGCAAAATTCTCAACTTGCGGGAATTAAACGAAGGCATTCAGAAATTAACCAAACTTTATCAAGACCAAGGTTATGTACTTGCCAACTTAGTTGGAGCGCCCAAAGTCTCAGAAAATGGCGTTGTCACCCTCCAAGTAGCAGAAGGGGTTGTAGAAAGCGTTAAAGTCCGATTTCGGAACAAAGATGGTGAGTTCGTAGACGACAAAGGCAACCCAATTCGCGGACGGACAAAGGATTATATTATTACACGGGAATTAGAATTAAAATCAGGAACAGTATTCAATCGAAATACAGTACAGAGAGATTTAGCGCGAGTATATGGACTTGGATTATTTGAACCACCTGATACTGAGCCTATATCCCTTGCTCCTGGTAGTGACCCCAGTAAGGTAAATGTACTAGTAAATGTAACTGAGCGTAATAGCGGTTCTATTGCTGCTGGGGCGGGAATTAGCTCTGCTAGTGGTTTATTTGGAACTATCAGCTATCAGCAGCAAAACCTGGGGGGTAGAAACCAAAAATTGGGGACGGAGTTACAGTTAGGAGAACGAGAACTACTATTTGACCTGCGCTTTACTGATCCTTGGATTGCTGGTGATCCTTATCGCACTTCATATACGACAAATATTTTCCGTCGTCGTTCTGTTTCCTTGATTTTTGAAGGTAAAGATAAGAGTATTGATACCTTTGATCCTAACAATATTACGGATACAAATCAACAAGATCGCCCCCGGATTACCCGGTTAGGTGGTGGTGTCACCTTTACCCGTCCCCTTTCCCGCAATCCTTTCAAAAATTCCGAGTGGCTGGCTTCCGCTGGACTCCAGTATCAACGGGTTTCCGGTCGTGATGCTGACGGTAATTTGAGAAAGGAAGGAGCGATATTTAATAGTAGTGGAAATATCATCAGTGATAGAACTCCTCTCACTCTTTCGTCTTCAGGAGAAGATGATTTATTACTATTGAAGCTGGGCGCACAAAGGGATCTCCGCAATAATTCCTTACAACCCACCAAAGGTTCTTTCCTCAGCTTTGGAGTTGATCAATCTGTACCTATAGGCACAGGTAGTGTTTTTATGACTAGGCTTAGGGGTAACTATAGTCAGTATCTACCGATTAAATTACTTAGCTTTAGCAAAAAACCCCAAACTTTGGCATTTAACCTGCAAGGGGGGACAATCTTTGGGGATGTACCTCCCTATGAAGCCTTTACCATAGGTGGTAGTAATTCAGTTCGCGGGTATGATGAGGGCAGATTAGGCACGGGTAGTAAGTATGTCCAAGCTGCTGTTGAATATCGCTTTCCGGTTTTCTCGGTTGTCAGTGGCGCACTATTTTTTGACTATGGTAGTGACTTGGGAAGTAGTACCCAATCTGCACAATTGTTAAAGAAAAATGGCAATGGCTATGGCTATGGTTTAGGTTTGCGGATACAATCTCCACTTGGACCAATTCGCATAGATTACGGTGTCACTGATGAAGGTGATAGTCGGATCAATTTTGGCATTGGGGAAAGATTTTAA
- the lpxC gene encoding UDP-3-O-acyl-N-acetylglucosamine deacetylase, whose product MQQHTLAGEITQTGVGLHSGVNTQVRILPAPPGSNRFFVRVDLPNSPIIPAQVAAVSQTVLSTQLGKGQVCVRTVEHLLAALAAMGVDNARIEIDGPEVPLLDGSAQVWCERIAEVGLFAQMVSNLPAPVVITEPIWIYEGDTFVCALPAPETRFSYGIDFNLAAIGNQWHSWLLTTSLEKSSADFASEIAPARTFGLQHQIEHLQKSGLIKGGSLANALVCGVEGWLNPPLRFANEPVRHKILDLVGDLSLLGIFPVAHFLAYKASHNLHIQLARKILELI is encoded by the coding sequence ATGCAGCAACATACTTTAGCTGGGGAAATTACTCAGACTGGTGTGGGGTTACACAGTGGGGTCAATACTCAAGTACGAATATTACCAGCACCACCAGGAAGTAATCGTTTTTTTGTCCGGGTAGATTTACCGAATTCACCAATTATTCCCGCCCAAGTTGCGGCTGTGAGTCAGACTGTGCTTTCTACTCAATTGGGTAAGGGTCAAGTCTGTGTTCGCACTGTGGAACATTTATTAGCTGCTTTGGCGGCTATGGGGGTGGATAATGCCAGAATTGAAATTGATGGACCGGAAGTACCGCTTTTAGATGGTTCTGCTCAAGTTTGGTGTGAAAGAATTGCTGAAGTTGGTTTATTTGCCCAAATGGTGAGTAATTTACCTGCACCTGTCGTTATTACCGAACCGATTTGGATTTATGAAGGTGATACTTTTGTTTGCGCCCTACCGGCACCAGAAACCAGATTTAGCTATGGGATAGATTTTAATTTGGCGGCAATTGGTAATCAATGGCACAGTTGGTTATTAACGACAAGTTTAGAAAAATCTTCTGCTGACTTTGCTTCAGAAATTGCGCCAGCACGGACTTTTGGGTTACAGCATCAAATCGAACATCTGCAAAAGTCGGGATTAATTAAAGGTGGTAGTTTGGCTAATGCCCTAGTTTGTGGGGTGGAAGGTTGGCTAAATCCACCATTACGATTTGCAAATGAACCAGTTCGTCATAAAATCTTGGATCTAGTCGGAGATTTAAGTTTACTGGGAATTTTCCCTGTTGCTCATTTTTTGGCTTACAAAGCTAGTCATAATTTACACATTCAACTGGCACGGAAAATTTTAGAACTGATCTAA
- the purC gene encoding phosphoribosylaminoimidazolesuccinocarboxamide synthase, translating to MSVNFKLYEGKAKILYATDDPEILLADFKDDATAFNAQKRGSIQNKGMINCSISSQLFQQLAIQGIKTHFIDSPAPNLMRVKAVKIIPLEVVVRNIAAGSLCQQTGLALGTVLSRPLVEFYYKDDNLGDPLLTSDRLFLLELATPEQVAQITHLALEINEFLKQFWEKCQITLVDFKLEFGVDSQQQVLLADEISPDTCRLWDIAETDTNRRIMDKDRFRRDLGNVENAYQEVLQRVLKVVESSKAE from the coding sequence ATGTCTGTTAATTTTAAACTCTACGAAGGCAAAGCTAAAATTCTTTACGCAACAGATGATCCAGAGATTTTGTTGGCTGATTTTAAAGATGATGCTACAGCTTTTAACGCTCAAAAACGGGGCAGCATTCAAAACAAGGGCATGATTAACTGTAGTATTTCTAGTCAACTGTTCCAACAATTGGCAATCCAGGGGATTAAAACTCATTTTATTGATAGTCCAGCCCCCAATTTGATGAGAGTCAAAGCTGTAAAAATTATCCCCTTAGAAGTAGTGGTGAGAAATATTGCCGCTGGTAGCCTGTGTCAACAAACTGGGTTAGCGCTAGGGACTGTGTTATCACGGCCTTTGGTGGAATTTTATTATAAAGATGATAATCTAGGTGATCCTTTACTGACAAGCGATCGCTTATTTCTCCTAGAATTAGCCACACCGGAACAAGTTGCTCAAATTACTCATCTTGCATTGGAAATCAACGAATTTCTGAAGCAGTTTTGGGAAAAATGCCAAATTACCTTAGTGGACTTTAAACTTGAATTTGGCGTGGATTCACAACAGCAAGTGCTTTTAGCCGACGAAATTAGTCCCGATACCTGTCGTTTATGGGACATAGCCGAAACCGATACTAACCGCCGCATTATGGATAAAGACCGTTTTCGTCGGGACTTAGGAAACGTAGAAAATGCCTATCAGGAGGTTTTGCAGAGAGTATTAAAAGTAGTAGAAAGCTCCAAAGCTGAGTAA
- the metH gene encoding methionine synthase: MTHPFLKHLHSPERPVIVFDGAMGTNLQTQNLTAEDFGGAQYEGCNEYLVHTKPEAVAKVHRDFLAAGADVIETDTFGSMSIVLAEYDLADQAYYLTKKAAELAKSVAAEFSTPEKPRFVAGSIGPTTKLPTLGHIDFDTMKASFAEQAEALFDGGVDLFLVETCQDVLQIKAALNGIEEVFAKKGERRALMVSVTMESMGTMLVGTEINAVVTILESYPIDILGLNCATGPDLMKPHIKYLSEHSPFVVSCIPNAGLPENVGGQAHYRLTPIELRMALMHFIEDLGVQVIGGCCGTRPAHIQQLAEIAHELKPKVRQPILEPSAASIYTTQPYEQENSFLIIGERLNASGSKKCRDLLNAEDWDGLVSMARSQVKEGAHILDINVDYVGRDGVRDMHELVSRVVNNVTLPLMLDSTEWEKMEAGLKVAGGKCLLNSTNYEDGEDRFLKVLELAKKYGAGVIIGTIDEDGMARTAEKKFQIAQRAYRQAVEYGIAPTEIFFDTLALPISTGIEEDRENGKATIESIRRIRQELPGCHVMLGVSNISFGLNPASRMVLNSMFLHEAMQAGMDAAIVSASKILPLAKIEPQHQEVCRQLIYDERKFDGNVCIYDPLGELTTIFAGVKTKRNTGIDASLPIEERLKRHVIDGERIGLETQLTKALEQYPPLQIINTFLLDGMKVVGELFGSGQMQLPFVLQSAETMKAAVAYLEPFMEKSESGNNAKGTFVIATVKGDVHDIGKNLVDIILSNNGYKVINLGIKQSVENIIQAYEQYQPDCIAMSGLLVKSTAFMKENLQTFNEKGITVPVILGGAALTPKFVNQDCQNTYKGKVIYGKDAFSDLHFMDKLMPAKTAGNWEDSTGFLDEVAESTNGHQETVDNPVKDKTPVEPKEKDTRRSEAVAVDIERPNPPFWGTQFLQPDDISLEELFWYLDLQALVAGQWQFRKPKEQSKEEYQAFLADKVYPVLEEWKQRIIEENLLHPQVIYGYFPCQSVGNSLLIYETNRRDAEDAEVRVSFEFPRQRSFNRLCIADFFAPKESGIIDVFPMQAVTVGEVATEFGQKLFADNKYTDYLYFHGMAVQVAEALAEWTHARIRRELGFGDSEPDNIRDMLAQRYQGSRYSFGYPACPNIQDQFKQLELLGVDRMKMHMDESEQLYPEQSTTAIITYHPAAKYFTA, from the coding sequence ATGACCCATCCCTTTCTCAAACACCTACATAGTCCTGAACGTCCCGTTATCGTCTTTGACGGTGCAATGGGTACAAACCTGCAAACCCAAAATCTTACCGCTGAAGATTTTGGAGGCGCACAATATGAAGGCTGTAACGAGTATCTAGTCCACACCAAACCCGAAGCCGTCGCTAAGGTTCACCGTGATTTTCTCGCTGCTGGCGCTGATGTCATTGAAACTGATACCTTTGGCTCTATGTCCATAGTTTTAGCAGAATATGACTTAGCAGACCAAGCTTACTATCTCACGAAGAAAGCCGCCGAACTTGCCAAAAGTGTGGCTGCGGAATTTTCCACCCCGGAAAAACCCCGATTTGTAGCTGGTTCTATTGGTCCAACCACCAAACTCCCCACTTTGGGACATATTGATTTTGACACCATGAAAGCCTCTTTTGCTGAACAAGCAGAAGCCTTATTTGATGGTGGTGTGGATTTATTCCTCGTAGAAACCTGCCAAGACGTGCTGCAAATTAAAGCCGCATTAAATGGGATTGAGGAAGTTTTTGCCAAAAAAGGCGAAAGAAGAGCCTTAATGGTGTCTGTAACTATGGAAAGCATGGGAACAATGCTGGTAGGGACAGAAATCAACGCCGTAGTTACTATCCTCGAATCTTACCCCATTGATATTCTCGGCTTAAATTGCGCCACTGGTCCCGACTTGATGAAACCACATATCAAGTATTTATCAGAACATTCCCCCTTCGTAGTTTCCTGTATTCCCAATGCGGGTTTACCGGAAAACGTTGGCGGTCAAGCACATTACAGACTTACGCCCATAGAATTACGCATGGCGTTAATGCACTTTATCGAAGATTTGGGTGTCCAAGTGATTGGGGGTTGCTGTGGGACACGACCAGCACATATTCAACAATTGGCGGAAATTGCTCACGAGTTAAAACCAAAAGTTAGACAACCAATTTTAGAACCATCAGCCGCATCAATTTATACGACTCAACCCTATGAACAAGAAAATTCTTTCTTGATTATCGGTGAACGTCTTAACGCCAGTGGTTCTAAAAAATGCCGTGATTTACTCAACGCTGAAGACTGGGATGGTTTAGTCTCAATGGCGCGGAGTCAGGTAAAAGAAGGCGCACATATCCTTGATATCAACGTTGATTATGTGGGACGTGACGGCGTACGTGATATGCACGAGTTAGTTTCTCGTGTTGTCAATAATGTAACTTTACCTTTAATGCTGGATTCCACCGAATGGGAAAAAATGGAAGCGGGTTTAAAGGTAGCTGGTGGTAAGTGTTTACTCAATTCTACCAACTATGAAGATGGCGAAGACCGATTTTTGAAAGTGCTAGAATTAGCTAAAAAATACGGTGCTGGTGTCATTATTGGGACAATTGACGAAGATGGTATGGCGCGGACAGCAGAGAAAAAGTTTCAAATTGCCCAACGGGCTTACCGTCAAGCTGTAGAATATGGGATTGCGCCTACAGAAATATTCTTTGATACTTTAGCTCTACCGATTTCTACTGGGATTGAAGAAGATCGGGAAAATGGTAAAGCTACCATTGAATCAATTCGCCGCATTCGCCAAGAATTGCCAGGATGTCATGTGATGTTGGGCGTTTCCAATATCTCTTTTGGCTTAAATCCCGCCTCGCGGATGGTACTAAACTCGATGTTTTTGCATGAAGCTATGCAAGCGGGTATGGATGCAGCAATTGTCAGCGCGAGTAAAATTTTACCACTGGCTAAGATTGAACCACAACATCAAGAAGTTTGTCGGCAATTAATTTATGATGAACGTAAATTTGATGGTAATGTCTGCATTTATGATCCTTTGGGAGAATTAACCACAATTTTTGCCGGAGTCAAAACTAAACGGAATACGGGAATTGATGCCAGTTTACCCATTGAAGAACGTTTAAAACGTCATGTTATTGACGGTGAACGCATTGGTTTAGAAACCCAATTGACAAAAGCTTTAGAACAATATCCTCCTTTACAAATCATCAATACTTTCTTGTTAGACGGAATGAAAGTTGTGGGTGAATTGTTCGGGTCTGGACAAATGCAATTACCTTTTGTCTTACAATCTGCCGAAACCATGAAAGCTGCGGTTGCTTATTTAGAACCGTTTATGGAAAAGTCGGAATCTGGGAATAATGCGAAAGGAACTTTTGTAATTGCCACGGTAAAAGGTGATGTTCACGATATTGGTAAAAACCTGGTAGATATCATTTTATCTAACAATGGTTACAAGGTGATTAACCTGGGAATTAAGCAATCTGTAGAAAACATCATTCAAGCTTATGAACAGTATCAACCTGATTGTATTGCCATGAGTGGTTTGTTAGTAAAATCTACCGCTTTCATGAAGGAGAATTTACAAACTTTTAATGAAAAGGGAATTACTGTCCCGGTAATTTTAGGTGGTGCAGCTTTAACTCCTAAGTTTGTGAATCAGGATTGCCAAAATACCTACAAAGGTAAGGTTATTTATGGCAAAGATGCGTTTTCTGATTTGCATTTCATGGATAAGTTAATGCCTGCAAAAACAGCAGGTAATTGGGAAGATTCAACGGGATTTTTGGATGAAGTTGCAGAATCAACTAATGGACATCAAGAAACAGTAGATAATCCTGTTAAAGATAAAACACCTGTTGAACCAAAAGAAAAAGATACTCGGCGTTCTGAAGCAGTAGCGGTAGATATTGAACGTCCAAATCCACCTTTTTGGGGAACGCAGTTTTTACAACCTGATGATATTTCTTTGGAGGAGTTATTCTGGTATTTAGATTTGCAAGCTTTGGTGGCTGGACAATGGCAATTCCGCAAGCCCAAGGAACAATCTAAGGAGGAATATCAGGCGTTTTTAGCTGATAAGGTTTATCCAGTTTTGGAAGAGTGGAAACAGCGCATTATTGAGGAGAATTTATTACATCCTCAAGTGATTTATGGCTATTTTCCTTGTCAGTCTGTGGGGAATAGTTTGTTGATTTATGAAACGAACCGCAGAGACGCGGAGGACGCGGAGGTAAGAGTTAGTTTTGAGTTTCCCCGTCAGAGGTCTTTTAATCGGTTATGTATTGCAGATTTTTTTGCACCTAAGGAGTCGGGAATTATTGATGTTTTCCCTATGCAAGCGGTGACTGTGGGGGAAGTTGCCACGGAGTTTGGACAAAAGCTATTTGCCGATAATAAATACACTGACTATCTGTATTTTCATGGTATGGCTGTACAGGTGGCTGAGGCTTTGGCTGAATGGACTCACGCTAGAATCCGCAGGGAGTTAGGTTTTGGTGATTCTGAACCAGATAATATTCGGGATATGTTAGCACAGCGTTATCAAGGTTCTCGGTATAGTTTCGGCTATCCTGCTTGTCCGAATATTCAGGATCAGTTTAAGCAGTTGGAGTTGTTGGGGGTTGATAGGATGAAGATGCACATGGATGAAAGTGAGCAATTGTATCCTGAACAGTCTACAACGGCGATTATTACTTATCACCCTGCGGCTAAGTATTTCACGGCTTAA
- a CDS encoding DNA methyltransferase encodes MTSATPESLSKFVQFCNQHITGQERKEAQTFLDRFFRAFGHEGALEAGATYEEAIKKSSKTGKTGFADLVWKPRVLIEMKKRGEDLNKHYSQAFDYWMRLVPNRPKYVILCNFDEFWIFDFDIQLDTPVDKISLEQLPERSGALAFMELGQKTPVFQNNQVEVTVKAARRMGELLLELENRGIEKLTAQRFILQCVLAMFAEKRQLLPRDMFISCVQDCMNGASSYDVLGGLFREMNQPGKTPAGRYQGVDYFNGGLFSQIHTIELTREELNFLDVSARENWSKVRPAIFGNLFEGTVDKKERHARGIHYTSEVDIMKIVRPTISRYWEDRIETANTVKELSSLQIELQSYRVLDPACGSGNFLYLAYQELKRIETLLLEKIQSLSKSKNKQMQMGLVTPLQFYGMDTNPFAVELARVTLTIARKIAIDNLQLTEPALPLDTLDNNIVCQDALFSEWPKADAIIGNPPFLGGKKLRIELGDEYAEKLYKAFPDVKGQPDFCVFWFRKAADLLDDKGRGGLVGTNSIAQVSGRKASLDYIVSKGGIIHDAISTQTWSGDAAVHVSIANWTKEKQKQNFLDSVEVPFITSSLKSEISVTNAVKLQANKNFSFESCALGGKGFIISEEEAREWIKIDSKNADVLKPMIDGKTLINSCLTLDWVIDLNDLSIEEASEYQLPFQRVQEKVKPERDQNRRDARRINWWKFGEKRPAMRQAMSSLSYYFAIPKIAKWVIFTPVDVSILPCEANMVIASDDFYILGILTSNLHRMWVKAQSSTLEDRTRYTNTTCFETFPFPQTADIQIVEKIRTKAEELHQYRTQQMETKQWGITTLYNKFFNEPSSQLYKLHQQLDKLVMDAYKFTPEDDILEKLLTLNLELAEKEKQGIKIVGLYAPN; translated from the coding sequence ATGACATCAGCAACACCAGAAAGTTTATCTAAATTCGTACAATTCTGTAACCAACATATCACCGGACAGGAACGCAAAGAAGCGCAAACATTTCTCGACCGCTTTTTTCGTGCCTTTGGCCATGAAGGTGCTTTAGAAGCTGGTGCAACTTATGAGGAAGCTATTAAAAAAAGTAGTAAAACTGGTAAAACTGGTTTTGCTGATTTAGTTTGGAAACCCCGCGTTTTAATTGAAATGAAAAAACGCGGAGAAGACTTAAATAAACATTATTCCCAAGCCTTTGATTATTGGATGCGGTTAGTCCCAAATCGTCCTAAATATGTGATTTTATGTAATTTTGATGAATTTTGGATCTTTGATTTTGATATTCAATTAGATACACCTGTAGATAAAATATCACTGGAACAACTGCCGGAACGGTCAGGAGCATTGGCATTTATGGAATTAGGGCAAAAAACGCCTGTATTCCAAAATAACCAAGTAGAAGTAACTGTGAAAGCTGCCCGTCGCATGGGAGAATTATTATTAGAGTTAGAAAATAGGGGAATTGAAAAGTTAACAGCACAGCGATTTATTTTACAATGTGTTTTAGCGATGTTTGCGGAAAAGAGACAACTGTTACCCCGTGATATGTTTATTTCTTGTGTCCAAGATTGTATGAATGGTGCAAGTTCCTATGATGTTTTGGGTGGTTTATTTCGAGAAATGAATCAACCAGGAAAAACACCAGCGGGACGTTATCAAGGAGTGGATTATTTTAACGGCGGTTTATTTTCCCAAATTCATACAATTGAATTAACCAGAGAAGAATTAAATTTTTTAGATGTGTCAGCGCGAGAAAATTGGAGTAAAGTCCGTCCGGCTATTTTTGGCAATTTATTTGAAGGAACAGTAGATAAAAAAGAACGTCACGCGAGGGGAATTCATTATACTTCCGAAGTGGATATTATGAAAATTGTCCGTCCCACAATTAGCCGTTATTGGGAAGATAGGATAGAAACTGCAAATACAGTTAAAGAACTTTCATCACTGCAAATAGAATTACAAAGTTATCGTGTTTTAGATCCGGCTTGTGGTTCGGGTAACTTTCTTTATTTAGCATATCAAGAATTAAAAAGAATTGAAACATTGTTATTAGAAAAAATTCAATCTTTGAGTAAATCAAAAAATAAACAAATGCAAATGGGTTTAGTAACACCTTTGCAATTTTATGGCATGGATACAAACCCTTTTGCGGTAGAGTTAGCAAGGGTGACTTTGACGATAGCGCGAAAAATTGCTATTGATAATTTACAGTTAACTGAACCTGCTTTACCTTTAGATACTTTAGATAATAATATTGTTTGTCAAGATGCTTTATTTAGTGAATGGCCAAAAGCTGATGCAATAATAGGAAATCCGCCATTTTTAGGTGGTAAAAAACTACGAATAGAATTAGGAGATGAATATGCAGAGAAGCTATATAAAGCTTTTCCAGATGTTAAAGGACAGCCAGATTTTTGTGTATTTTGGTTTAGAAAAGCTGCTGATTTATTAGATGATAAAGGCAGAGGAGGATTAGTCGGTACAAATTCTATTGCTCAGGTTTCTGGGAGAAAAGCCAGTTTAGATTATATTGTTAGTAAAGGTGGAATTATTCATGATGCAATTTCTACTCAAACTTGGTCTGGAGATGCTGCGGTTCATGTGAGTATTGCTAATTGGACAAAGGAAAAACAAAAACAAAACTTTTTAGATAGTGTTGAAGTTCCGTTTATTACCTCTTCTTTAAAAAGTGAGATATCAGTTACAAACGCTGTAAAATTACAAGCAAATAAAAATTTCTCTTTTGAGTCTTGTGCGCTTGGTGGAAAAGGATTTATAATATCTGAAGAAGAAGCTAGAGAATGGATAAAAATTGATTCTAAAAATGCAGATGTTTTAAAACCCATGATTGATGGTAAAACTTTAATTAATTCCTGTTTAACATTAGATTGGGTAATTGATCTTAATGATTTATCTATAGAAGAAGCAAGTGAATATCAATTACCTTTTCAGCGTGTACAGGAAAAAGTCAAACCAGAAAGAGATCAAAACCGTAGAGACGCAAGAAGAATTAATTGGTGGAAATTTGGCGAAAAAAGACCAGCTATGAGACAAGCAATGTCTTCTCTATCTTATTATTTCGCTATTCCAAAAATTGCTAAGTGGGTGATTTTTACACCTGTGGATGTTTCTATTTTACCTTGTGAAGCTAATATGGTAATTGCTTCAGATGATTTTTATATTTTGGGGATTCTCACATCTAATTTACATCGAATGTGGGTAAAAGCGCAAAGTTCAACTTTAGAAGATAGAACTCGCTACACTAATACAACCTGTTTTGAAACCTTCCCATTTCCGCAAACAGCAGATATTCAAATAGTAGAAAAAATCCGCACCAAAGCCGAAGAACTCCATCAATATCGAACTCAACAAATGGAAACAAAACAATGGGGAATCACCACATTATATAATAAATTCTTCAACGAACCCAGCAGTCAACTTTATAAACTCCATCAACAATTAGATAAACTGGTAATGGACGCTTATAAATTCACCCCAGAA